From a region of the Actinomycetota bacterium genome:
- a CDS encoding 4Fe-4S dicluster domain-containing protein, translating to MLRVIKNFFINLGNIFRKPKTVLYPREKILINEGSRGLPRLKLNLDTLDIICNGCKDCEKACPQKCIAVKRTYEDNEAVLDEFYINLGLCSFCGNCVEVCKYKAIELSYRYQMAEHDIESLEIEKMDLIKQAEYSIRDFWTKP from the coding sequence ATGCTGAGAGTAATTAAAAACTTTTTTATAAATCTGGGGAATATTTTCAGAAAGCCCAAAACTGTTTTATATCCGAGGGAAAAAATACTTATAAATGAAGGAAGCCGCGGTCTTCCAAGGTTAAAATTAAATCTTGATACCCTGGATATAATATGTAATGGATGTAAGGACTGTGAAAAAGCATGTCCGCAGAAATGCATAGCTGTAAAAAGAACATATGAGGATAATGAAGCTGTGCTGGATGAGTTTTATATAAATCTGGGATTGTGCAGTTTTTGCGGAAACTGCGTTGAAGTGTGCAAATATAAGGCAATCGAACTTTCTTACAGGTATCAGATGGCTGAACATGATATTGAAAGCCTGGAAATAGAAAAGATGGATCTTATAAAACAGGCAGAATATTCCATAAGAGATTTCTGGACAAAACCATAG